CAAGTCCTTTGCCTTCTCGTCAGATAGCCCTGGCGATATGGACCAGTCTCGGCAGATTTTGGAAGCATCGCTCAAAACTGTAGATGCCACATTCCAAAACCTAGATTCCTCTGAGATTAGCCTCACGGACGTGAGTCACTACTTTGACTCGGATCCAACAAAGGTGGTTTCGAGTCTTCGGGACGATAAGAAGAAGCCAAATTCGTATATTGCTGATACAACAACGGCGAATGCACAAGTGCGATCGCTCAGCGAAACCGTCCGTCTTGATGCCCGTACGAAGCTCCTCAATCCCAAGTGGTATGAGGGAATGCTTAGCCACGGTTACGAAGGTGTGCGTGAGCTATCCAAGCGATTGGTCAATACAATGGGCTGGTCGGCAACGGCTGGTGCCGTAGATAACTGGGTTTATGAAGATGTGAACACTACCTTCATCGACGATGAAGAGATGCGGAATCGCTTGATGAACCTCAACCCTCACTCGTTTCGTAAGGTGGTTAGCACTTTGCTGGAGGTCAATGGTCGCGGCTATTGGGAAACCAGTGAAGAGAACCTCGATAAGCTGCGTGAGCTTTACCAAGAGGTCGAAGACAAAATTGAAGGGGTTGAATAACTGCTTCTCGGTTTGAAATTACAAAGCGCCTTGCCTTTTGGTGGGGCGTTGTTTTTGAAGGGATGGTGGGGCTACTCGCCACTGATTCCTACAATGTCTTCGCCTGCTTCCAAAAGCTCCAGTGACCTTGTCTTGAAAAAGTTGATACTCCGTTCAAGGAAACGATCTAGGACAATGTCGCTGGCTCATCAATCGCAAAAATAGGCAAGTTGAAACTTGTTGGCTTAGCCAAGCTGTTGAGGTTCTAGATTCCCTAATATTCTCTCAGGGGAGTCTGTTCTACTTAGCTCCACGCTGCAGCTGAAATCTATTTGATCGGAGGTGTCTGCGGCAGGGTGATATTTTCCCTTGCTGAGAGCGACTGTCATCTCAAGAACCATCAGCATGAAGCTTAACAATTGCCGTTGATTTCTGCTGCTGGATAAATGCTGCATAGGTTTCTGAGGGGCAATCGCCGAGCTGATCTACTTTTTGCCGCTCTCCACCCTGGGTGAAATCAATGCTAAATAGCCCGAACCGGGGTGTATAGGACCCCCATTCGTAGTTGTCGGTTAACGACCAATGCATGTAGCCCACCAGCGGAATCTTTTCCTCTCGTAAGCGCTGTACTTGCCCAAGGTGGGCTTTCAAAAAGTCACTGCGGCTGAGCTGATCCTGTCGGGGCGCGACAATACTGTTGTCCGGTTTGCGCCGTAGGGCCATGCCATTTTCTGCAATCAGAATGGGTAGGTCAGGAAAAGCTTGGGCATAGTATTGGGTGAAGAAATATAGCCCATTGGGTAGACTGCGCCATTCCCACCATTTGCTCATCATGCCGCTCACGAGCCAGCTTCTTAGACCTTTTGTTTCGAACTCAAAGTCTGAAAAGATTGGAAACCTCAATGTGTGAGCTAAAAACGGATCGTAGTAGTCAAAAGCGAGGTAATCGACGACTTGCGATCGCACCGATCCTTCCAAAACCTGAAAGAACTTCTCTAGCTTGCTGGCTTCGAAGGTCCGATGCCCAGCCTGGTTTGCGACCCAGCGCACCGCTTGTCCCAATCGGTAGGGTAAGTCGCGCTTGAATGGAAAGTTAGCTTCACTCAAGGCTGTCTCTAATCGTTTGGCACTGTTGTATACGTAGTCCGATAGGTCGGCACGCTGAATACCTCGCTGTCTGCTGAGCAACAAATCCCAGATCAGCTGGTCAGACCAGTACAGATCGCTACAGTAGGTGTTGAGCGAGACCTTCGGCGTTGGCCATCCCTGGGCTTCGTAGGTGTCGTGAATTAAATTGTAGGCGTAGACATGGGCCGCTAATAAATGACTGTAGGCTCGAAAAATATGGTCCAGACCGCCCTTTGTCTCTGAAGGAAATTGATCATTGAGATAGGTGTTGTTGACGAGAATATTGGGTTCGTTAATCGTGATATACCAGTGGATTGGCGCTAGCTCATGAACCTCTACTAATCGACGATTGAGCTGCGTCACCGTCACCTGAACGTAATCAGCAAAAGCGCTAATGGTCCGCTCCTCTAGCCATGCATCTATTCCCAGCCAAGCGGGATGGGTAAAGTGCTGCAGCGTGACAATCGGTTCTAACCCCTGGCGGCGACAGGCGGCGATCCGATCGGCATAGGCATCGATGGCGGCGCGGTCATAGGTGGGAGCAAGGCCCGTTTGGTGGTCCGTGGTTGGCTGAATCCGTGGCCATTCTAGGCCCATTCGGAATGCCGTTAGCCCCATCTGTTTGCAGGTTGTAAAGTCGTCTTCATAGCGCTGCCAGAACTCTGACGCTGCACCCGTTGTCATCACCTCTCCGGATTGTTCTGCTTGAGACCAGTTGTTTTGGGGCTGGTCGGGGCCGTTGAAGCCCCCTTCGCTTTGATAACCAGAGGTGGCAACACCCCAGAGAAAGGGTTGGGTAGAAGTCATATCCGTTTTTTGAGGTTTTTAGTAATCTCCTCCCAGAGGAGAGGCCGATGTACGGCCAGCTTTGGATCGCCAGCCTTTTGCTAGGAAGCTTGGGACAACGTGCGAGACTGCGCATCTGCCATAATTTGTTCAGTGATTTCAAGCGCGGCGTGAGGGCGCCCCAACGCATTGGCCCACTGCTGCATCTCTTTTAGTCGCTCTGGGTGCTTGAGCAAAAACCGAACAGCAGGAGCTACCATTTCAGGCAATCGAATTTGCACCCCTGCACCCGCAGCAGCAATCACGTCTGCATTCTCTTCTTCTTGGCCGGGGATCGGGTCAACAATCACCATTGGAGTGCTGCGGGCGAGAACTTCGCTGGTAATTAAGCCTCCAGCTTTGGTAATCACTAGGTCGCTAGCCACAATCAAATCATCTACATAATCAATCATGCCAACTTTCTTGAGCCGCATGTGTGGCCCATCATCCATATCTTCCAGGGCCTCTAGCAGTTCATCACTACGGCCTGCAGCGACGACTAAGAGTCCAGATTCCGGGGACTCTAGCAAATCCTGAACCATCCTGCGGACTCGCTTGGCGTTCAGGCCACCCCCAAAGAGAGTGATGATCGGTTGGTTGGGGGGAAGACTATGTTGCGATCGCACCTCCGCTTTCACCTTTGGCTCTGCAATCTTAAGGTCTACGGGAATCCCAGAGATGTGAAGTGCGTCAGCGTCGATGCCGCGCTG
The sequence above is a segment of the Acaryochloris thomasi RCC1774 genome. Coding sequences within it:
- a CDS encoding MGDG synthase family glycosyltransferase; translation: MTRILVLYASLGSGHVSAARALCDAFSKIPDLEVHSEDALAHASPIYRGLIVRTYEQLSENMPILYKAYYEGSDVDDLERSLDNNLAWAKLERLFFRELGQLVRNIDPDIVVCVQQIPSRLLQLLESEDQVSMPQYVVVTDAVVHSTWINNGVDKYFLPNEISKRMLMQRGIDADALHISGIPVDLKIAEPKVKAEVRSQHSLPPNQPIITLFGGGLNAKRVRRMVQDLLESPESGLLVVAAGRSDELLEALEDMDDGPHMRLKKVGMIDYVDDLIVASDLVITKAGGLITSEVLARSTPMVIVDPIPGQEEENADVIAAAGAGVQIRLPEMVAPAVRFLLKHPERLKEMQQWANALGRPHAALEITEQIMADAQSRTLSQAS
- a CDS encoding glycoside hydrolase family 1 protein, translating into MTSTQPFLWGVATSGYQSEGGFNGPDQPQNNWSQAEQSGEVMTTGAASEFWQRYEDDFTTCKQMGLTAFRMGLEWPRIQPTTDHQTGLAPTYDRAAIDAYADRIAACRRQGLEPIVTLQHFTHPAWLGIDAWLEERTISAFADYVQVTVTQLNRRLVEVHELAPIHWYITINEPNILVNNTYLNDQFPSETKGGLDHIFRAYSHLLAAHVYAYNLIHDTYEAQGWPTPKVSLNTYCSDLYWSDQLIWDLLLSRQRGIQRADLSDYVYNSAKRLETALSEANFPFKRDLPYRLGQAVRWVANQAGHRTFEASKLEKFFQVLEGSVRSQVVDYLAFDYYDPFLAHTLRFPIFSDFEFETKGLRSWLVSGMMSKWWEWRSLPNGLYFFTQYYAQAFPDLPILIAENGMALRRKPDNSIVAPRQDQLSRSDFLKAHLGQVQRLREEKIPLVGYMHWSLTDNYEWGSYTPRFGLFSIDFTQGGERQKVDQLGDCPSETYAAFIQQQKSTAIVKLHADGS